In the Thermodesulfovibrio yellowstonii DSM 11347 genome, one interval contains:
- the acsC gene encoding acetyl-CoA decarbonylase/synthase complex subunit gamma, whose product MAITGIEIFKLLPKTNCKKCGFPTCLAFAMKVAQGQADIEQCPEASEEVKAKLKEAATPPIRGFVFGSKNTKIKIGEETVLFRHEKKFFNPTVLALEIKDTESNIDGFINEVLESSIERVGQILKVDAIFLKNESENSEIFNQVLDKIINKAFDLPLILGISKPEVAAKALEKLKESRPILSGATPENINEMSEIAKKYNVPLIISDKGIEKVLKLVEIAHSVGVQDLVIDTQPNSAKELLMDNTLIRRASLKKGIRLLGYPIITFANRDDNFYETVIASLAILKYSSIVVLSSIPKWKNLVLFTLKQNIYSDPQVPMQVKQDIYKVGEPDENSPIIVTTNFALTYFLVKGEIENSKVPAWLAIMDCDGLSVLTAWAAGKFSASKIAQFIKESGIEEKLNHKELIIPGYVAMLKGAVEDKLPGWKVIVGTKEASGIPAFLRNYVRSKK is encoded by the coding sequence ATGGCAATTACAGGAATAGAAATTTTTAAGCTTCTTCCAAAGACGAATTGTAAAAAATGCGGATTTCCAACATGTCTTGCTTTTGCTATGAAGGTTGCACAAGGACAAGCAGATATTGAACAATGTCCTGAAGCATCTGAGGAAGTTAAAGCAAAACTTAAGGAAGCAGCTACGCCTCCTATTCGTGGATTTGTTTTTGGCTCAAAAAATACAAAAATTAAAATCGGAGAAGAAACAGTTTTATTCAGACATGAAAAAAAGTTTTTCAATCCTACTGTTTTAGCCCTTGAAATTAAAGATACAGAATCAAACATAGATGGATTTATAAATGAAGTTTTGGAGTCTTCCATTGAAAGAGTTGGTCAAATACTTAAAGTTGATGCAATATTTTTAAAGAACGAATCAGAGAATTCTGAAATATTCAATCAGGTGTTAGATAAAATAATAAATAAAGCTTTTGATTTACCTCTTATTCTTGGGATATCAAAGCCTGAAGTAGCAGCTAAGGCACTTGAAAAGCTGAAAGAAAGCAGACCAATACTTTCAGGAGCAACCCCTGAAAATATTAATGAAATGTCTGAAATAGCCAAAAAATACAACGTTCCTCTGATTATAAGTGATAAAGGGATAGAAAAAGTTCTAAAACTTGTAGAAATTGCTCATTCAGTGGGTGTTCAGGATTTAGTAATTGATACTCAGCCAAACAGTGCTAAAGAACTTCTTATGGATAACACATTAATAAGAAGAGCATCACTTAAAAAAGGCATCAGATTATTGGGATATCCAATAATAACATTTGCAAATAGGGATGATAATTTTTATGAAACTGTTATTGCTTCTTTAGCAATTTTAAAATATTCTTCAATTGTTGTATTAAGTAGCATTCCCAAATGGAAAAATCTTGTGCTTTTCACATTGAAACAAAATATCTACTCAGATCCGCAGGTTCCTATGCAGGTAAAGCAGGATATATACAAAGTTGGAGAGCCTGATGAAAATAGTCCAATAATAGTTACTACTAATTTTGCTTTGACTTATTTTCTTGTAAAAGGGGAGATTGAAAACAGCAAAGTCCCTGCATGGCTTGCTATTATGGATTGCGATGGACTGAGTGTCTTGACTGCTTGGGCAGCTGGAAAGTTTTCTGCAAGCAAGATTGCTCAGTTTATAAAAGAAAGTGGGATAGAAGAAAAGCTTAATCATAAAGAGCTTATAATTCCAGGATATGTTGCGATGCTTAAAGGAGCAGTTGAAGATAAACTTCCTGGCTGGAAGGTAATAGTGGGGACAAAGGAGGCAAGTGGAATTCCAGCATTCTTAAGAAACTATGTAAGGAGTAAAAAATGA